The window ctaccaaaggcaagtcttttaattactttccaaTGTCAGCTACTCCATTATCtttttgatttgatatgctagtgctataaagatttttgggctcaaaactctttgtttcaacttgtacactagctagctttCGAAGATGCAATAtataggcctcttgaatcttcttaaccttgcttcttATAATCTGCccttcgggtacatgcaaagggtcagcagttgaattcatatcatttcactttgttctcattttcttcgtAAAGATCACGTCgagatcttgaaaaaaaaatcttatcatatttgttattacaattgtgattataaacgatctttatcatatttttagataatttgcatgtttatttcAAGATGAAATAAACTTCAATtcacatctttttcttaatccatctaaatctagacgttgtgtttgatatttttttattctcataATCTACGCTTGAagataacttttaaatttctctAATTCTGTAAAAAAGAGAGTTAGATcgttcttaaaatcttcacgtcctttctttttggaattttttttttattttttcagtgTGCAATCCTATCCAAAAATATCTCCGCGtctcttattttcttgttcacttcttttattttgttgttacttCATAATTTAACTTATCTTGATTGCCTTGAATAGCTTGCTACTGTCACAATTGCTTTACTGATATATTAGCCtaccttgatcataatttagtcactttcccAAGCAGCCTACCTTTGTGTGTATAAACACGAGTGTCCCTAAGTGAAAAATCAGTGAGTTGAGTGTGTGAGGTTCTAAACATATTCCACTAACCAAGATGGAGGAAATGGAGGGGAGATCAATGAAGCTAGGTGGAGAGAAGCACAGGTCGGAACAATTACTCGTTTGAATCAAGTTATTAGTACATTGACAGACCGAATGGAGCGAATTGAAATAGCCTTAGGTAATCTTCAAGGGAGGGAAGTACTCTTGAATGaaggagttgaaaatgaagaagatgacaatgtCACCCTTTTAGCGGGACATAGTCCTAGGGGAGGGAGAGATGTCGGTCGAGGGAGAGGAAGAGTCAGAAGAAGGGGTAGAGAAATTTTAgcacaaaaaagaattgagagaGAGTACCcatatgagagagaaaaagaaaaaggagttggGGGAGTAAATCTAAAAATTCCAACTTTCTATGAGAGATCTGATCCATATGAGTATTTGCAATATGAGAGCAAAATTGAGCATGTCTTCGATTGCAACAATtcagtgaagaaagaaagttgaagcttGCTGTGGCTGAATTTTGTGATTACGCCATTATATGGTAGACAATTTTGAAATCAGAGTGGAGgagaaattatgaagaacCAATTGAAGCGTGGGAGGAATTGAAgacattaatgagaaaaaggtaCATTCCTAAGCATTATTCTCGAGTACTCAAGCAAAAACTCTATACTTTACAACAGGGATCCAAGAGtgttgaagaatattacaaAGAAATGGAGACCCTTATGAATAGAGCATCTattgatgaagatgaggaagatACAATGGCTAGACAACAGGGATCCAAGAGtgttgaagaatattacaaAGAAATGGAGACCCTTATGAATAGAGCATCTattgatgaagatgaggaagatACAATGGCTAGACAACAGGGATCCAAGAGtgttgaagaatattacaaAGAAATGGAGACCCTTATGAATAGAGCATCTattgatgaagatgaggaagatACAATGGCTAGACAACAGGGATCCAAGAGtgttgaagaatattacaaAGAAATGGAGACCCTTATGAATAGAGCATCTattgatgaagatgaggaagatACAATGGCTAGATTCCTTGGTGGGTTAAACCGACAACTTGCTCATCAAGTGGATAGGTAAGCGTACTTTGATATGCAAAAATTGTTACACCTTGCTGTCAAAATCGAAGGGCAACTAGTTTAGGAGAAGGAGAACTCCAAGAGGTATGGTATTTCAAAGTCAACTACTTTCAACACTTGGAAAAAGAATGCAAATGTTGAAAAGATAGATTTCAAAGTTGGAGGCAAGTATGATCttgacaaaaagaacaaagatgaGACCTCCAAGGGTAAAGAGAAAGCGGATGAATATAAGGAGatttgagaaagaaatagagacaTCAAATGTTGGAAATGTCAAGGAATTGGTCATCTTAGTCATGATTGTCCTAACAAGAGAGTCATGATCATCAAGAATGGACAAGTTGTCACAGATAGTGAGGAACGTGACCATGATGAgctagttgaagaagaaatccaGGAGAATGAGGAGGAACTGGAAGATGGGAGTCATTTGGTACTTGTTACCAGAAGACTTCTTAAAACCCAAGTTACagagaatgatgttgatgatcaaagagacaacctaTTTCACACAAGGTGTTTAGTCAAGGGGACTCCTTGTAGTTTTGTAATTGATAGTGGAAGCTGCTCCAATGTCATAAGTACCATGCTGATCAAAAGGTTGCTAATTCCAACCCAACNTAGGAGAAGGAGAACTCCAAGAGGTATGGTATTTCAAAGTCAACTACTTTCAACACTTGGAAAAAGAATGCAAATGTTGAAAAGATAGATTTCAAAGTTGGAGGCAAGTATGATCttgacaaaaagaacaaagatgaGACCTCCAAGGGTAAAGAGAAAGCGGATGAATATAAGGAGatttgagaaagaaatagagacaTCAAATGTTGGAAATGTCAAGGAATTGGTCATCTTAGTCATGATTGTCCTAACAAGAGAGTCATGATCATCAAGAATGGACAAGTTGTCACAGATAGTGAGGAACGTGACCATGATGAgctagttgaagaagaaatccaGGAGAATGAGGAGGAACTGGAAGATGGGAGTCATTTGGTACTTGTTACCAGAAGACTTCTTAAAACCCAAGTTACagagaatgatgttgatgatcaaagagacaacctaTTTCACACAAGGTGTTTAGTCAAGGGGACTCCTTGTAGTTTTGTAATTGATAGTGGAAGCTGCTCCAATGTCATAAGTACCATGCTGATCAAAAGGTTGCTAATTCCAACCCAACACCATCCTAAACCTTACAAGCTTCAATGACTCAATGACagtggaacaatgaaggtaatttttcaagctttaatatcttttacttggagaaaatataaagatgaagttctttgtgatgtgttACCAATGCATGCTGGAGACATATNACCTCCAAGGGTAAAGAGAAAGCGGATGAATATAAGGAGatttgagaaagaaatagagacaTCAAATGTTGGAAATGTCAAGGAATTGGTCATCTTAGTCAT is drawn from Cucurbita pepo subsp. pepo cultivar mu-cu-16 chromosome LG09, ASM280686v2, whole genome shotgun sequence and contains these coding sequences:
- the LOC111802093 gene encoding glutamic acid-rich protein-like; its protein translation is MRLAIAEFTNHAGDWYQHLKSERRRKEEDPIETWEELKEAMRKRYVPKHYERNFKTKLQGLRQGTKSVVEYYQEMETMIERANVREEKEDTMSRFLGGNGILDSDDEYEDHDSQLVEEIAACDDEYVEEDRMERIEIALGNLQGREVLLNEGVENEEDDNVTLLAGHSPRGGRDVGRGRGRVRRRGREILAQKRIEREYPYEREKEKGVGGVNLKIPTFYERSDPYEYLQYESKIEHTILKSEWRRNYEEPIEAWEELKTLMRKRYIPKHYSRVLKQKLYTLQQGSKSVEEYYKEMETLMNRASIDEDEEDTMARQQGSKSVEEYYKEMETLMNRASIDEDEEDTMARQQGSKSVEEYYKEMETLMNRASIDEDEEDTMARQQGSKSVEEYYKEMETLMNRASIDEDEEDTMARFLGGLNRQLAHQVDSHDCPNKRVMIIKNGQVVTDSEERDHDELVEEEIQENEEELEDGSHLEKENSKRYGISKSTTFNTWKKNANVEKIDFKVGGKYDLDKKNKDETSKGKEKADEYKEI